A stretch of DNA from Brevibacillus ruminantium:
GTCTGCTCGCGCTGCTTGCGACCGTTCAAAGAGCACGTCGAGGTTCCGTTTTCTGAAACCTTCGCTGAGGAAGGATCGGAGCTCATCGACGACGAGGACAGCGAGATTCTTTCATTGGAAGGCGATGAAATTGAGCTGGTTCCTTTGTTGCAAGAGAATTTTTTGCTCGACATCCCCTCATTTCCCTTGTGTACGGATGATTGCCAGGGCTTGTGTCCGACCTGCGGTGTGAATCGCAACGAACAAGCCTGCAGCTGCAAAAACGAGCGCATCGACCCGCGCTTGGCCGGGTTGGCTGACTTTTTCAAAGACAGCCAGTAAGTAACTTCGTTTTCAAGATGAGGCAGCAGATCTGTTCTGAATGTCCCATTTTTGAAGGATGGCAGAAAGCGTTTCGCCTATTCCATCCACCACAAATAGAGCTTCTTAGCATTTACCAGTTGAAGGAGGTGTAAGGAAGATGGCAGTACCTCAACGGAGAACTTCCAAAACCCGTAAAAGAATGCGTCGTACGCACTTCAAATTAGAGATTCCTGGCATGATCAAATGCGATAATTGTGGCGAATACAAGCTTGCGCATCGCGTTTGCCCGAGCTGCGGACACTACAAAGGTGTGAAAGTAGCGAAGTAAGAAGAGCAGGGTGAGAAATCACCTTGCTTTTTTATTTCTGGACGATTCAGGACCATGGTCGTCATTTTCAAGTGAGCGAGGATCTGTGCTTGTAATTGCGGAAATCCTCCCTTATACTTTATTGGTACCAGGTATTAAAAACAGATCGTAATGGGGGTGTTGATCATCGCCCGCTTACCCAAAAAAGATCGTCAGCAGCGGTTGGTGCAAAGCTTGCAGGAACACCCTTTTGCCACGGACGAGGATCTTGCTGATTTATTTCAGGTCAGTATCCAAACAATACGGTTAGACCGCTTGGA
This window harbors:
- a CDS encoding YceD family protein — translated: MNIKIADLEHRKGEPLRFQLTLDADELKRRHQEIRGLTPVQTSGEAAKLGDLYYVNGNMQADVDFVCSRCLRPFKEHVEVPFSETFAEEGSELIDDEDSEILSLEGDEIELVPLLQENFLLDIPSFPLCTDDCQGLCPTCGVNRNEQACSCKNERIDPRLAGLADFFKDSQ
- the rpmF gene encoding 50S ribosomal protein L32 yields the protein MAVPQRRTSKTRKRMRRTHFKLEIPGMIKCDNCGEYKLAHRVCPSCGHYKGVKVAK